Proteins from a single region of Candidatus Scalindua japonica:
- a CDS encoding sensor domain-containing diguanylate cyclase has product MITMKTKREQNKNTMSHSTEFFKSIVNSVREHIVVINQKGMIQYVNTAWIDFGIANQLDITSEWQQVNYLEVCDKAAENDEEYGKTAADGIRGVARNKLDSFYMEYPCHSKDEKRWFIMRVTPLNWQYPDHLVISHQNITERKLAEEEIQRCSRLDGLTGLANRRFFNEFLNKEWRRCERLRQPLSLILLDVDHFKLFNDHYGHVAGDECLKKIGTVLNSYAKRPSDLSARYGGEEFALILGNIDIRESTQIANAILHSIRDLAIPHEYSNSFPGVTVSLGVTMTYPCMNKDETDLIKAADKSLYRAKENGRNRIFADIS; this is encoded by the coding sequence ATGATAACTATGAAAACAAAAAGAGAACAAAACAAAAACACGATGAGTCATTCCACAGAATTTTTCAAATCGATAGTTAATTCCGTTAGGGAACACATAGTAGTTATCAACCAGAAAGGCATGATACAATACGTTAACACGGCATGGATAGATTTCGGCATTGCTAATCAGCTTGACATAACAAGTGAATGGCAGCAGGTCAATTACCTGGAAGTTTGTGATAAAGCAGCAGAGAATGATGAAGAGTACGGAAAGACTGCGGCAGATGGAATCAGAGGAGTTGCCCGGAATAAACTTGATTCATTCTACATGGAGTACCCCTGCCACAGTAAGGACGAAAAACGATGGTTTATTATGCGGGTCACACCCTTAAACTGGCAATATCCTGATCACTTAGTCATATCACACCAGAACATTACCGAGAGAAAACTTGCCGAAGAAGAGATTCAAAGGTGTTCCCGACTGGACGGCCTTACAGGTTTAGCGAATCGAAGATTTTTTAATGAATTCTTAAATAAGGAGTGGCGTAGATGTGAGAGGTTGAGACAGCCTTTGTCACTGATACTATTAGATGTTGACCATTTCAAACTCTTCAACGATCATTACGGCCATGTAGCAGGTGATGAATGTCTGAAAAAGATTGGTACTGTTCTCAATTCATATGCGAAAAGGCCCAGCGACCTTTCTGCAAGGTATGGTGGTGAAGAATTTGCGTTAATACTGGGTAATATTGACATCAGGGAGTCAACACAAATAGCTAATGCCATACTTCATTCAATCCGTGATTTAGCAATCCCACACGAATATTCTAACTCCTTTCCGGGGGTTACCGTCAGTCTCGGGGTTACGATGACGTACCCCTGTATGAATAAAGATGAAACGGACTTGATTAAAGCTGCAGACAAATCTCTGTATCGAGCAAAAGAGAATGGTCGGAACCGTATTTTTGCTGATATTTCGTAA
- a CDS encoding DUF4172 domain-containing protein, with protein MPDFKRFEDLLFSFAERVGHVSGILKVMPEITQTDTMIDMMVSEAIKSSEIEGEYLSRRDVISSIRKNLGPNRNIVRVKDKKAEGAAELMIDVRDSYAEKPTQKNYIHGTR; from the coding sequence GTGCCTGATTTTAAAAGGTTTGAGGATCTACTTTTCTCTTTTGCAGAGAGAGTGGGGCATGTAAGTGGTATTCTCAAAGTGATGCCGGAAATAACCCAGACTGATACTATGATCGATATGATGGTTTCTGAAGCTATTAAAAGTTCAGAAATTGAAGGAGAATATCTAAGTCGCCGGGATGTCATCTCTTCAATCAGAAAAAATCTTGGACCCAATCGGAATATTGTGCGTGTTAAAGATAAAAAAGCGGAAGGTGCTGCGGAGCTGATGATTGATGTTCGAGATTCATACGCTGAAAAACCTACTCAAAAAAACTATATTCATGGCACAAGATGA
- a CDS encoding ribonuclease HI, producing the protein MDELMLLTDGSVNIQSKTGYGAYLAVSECGLSLDLLRAYVKVKRFEHTSSTKLELQTLLWALKDIQTLEAKVTVYTDSQNIMGLPGRRERFEQNGYLSKKGRLLNNHELYQEFYRVTDQLNCRFVKVRGHQRSKQKDDIDRLFTLVDRASRNALRGDRQV; encoded by the coding sequence ATGGATGAACTGATGCTACTTACTGATGGAAGTGTAAATATTCAGTCAAAAACTGGATATGGGGCTTACCTCGCTGTGTCAGAATGTGGACTTTCGTTGGATTTGTTGAGAGCGTACGTGAAGGTGAAGCGATTTGAGCATACGTCTTCAACGAAACTGGAATTGCAGACTCTGTTATGGGCACTAAAGGATATACAAACATTGGAGGCCAAAGTGACAGTTTATACCGATTCTCAAAATATCATGGGTCTGCCGGGAAGACGTGAGCGGTTTGAGCAAAACGGTTATCTTTCAAAAAAAGGCAGGCTCCTCAATAATCATGAACTATATCAAGAATTTTATAGAGTGACCGATCAGTTGAATTGCAGATTTGTTAAAGTGCGTGGACATCAGAGATCGAAACAGAAAGATGATATAGACAGGCTTTTTACCCTTGTGGACAGAGCATCAAGGAATGCGTTGAGAGGAGATAGACAAGTTTGA
- a CDS encoding DUF3427 domain-containing protein, giving the protein MIQQGLYEQLINKLISSKLNDLDRNNFYINETAIDKDEAAGILSQYLCDVIRFALNLISGDEKIEKQIELSNKIIILLRDELNNEEFDDNLITTEARVLSAIFSKIDARFSDIKKHLKEITPYTGLSQSELFTGNNAGISLESEIKKEILSSDRINFIVSFIKWAGIRIFENELLEFTKRGGKLRVITTSYMGATDFKAVEFLSELRNTEIKVSYNSNNERLHAKAYLFCRNTGFHTGYIGSSNISRSALTNGLEWNLKVTTKEVGHIIDKFQKTFDTYWQDKEFELFKKTLHSEKLRSAIKSERITERNNPSFYFDIKPYHFQEEILEKLEAERIVHNRYRNLIVAATGTGKTVISAFDFKNYKKQNTSAKLLFIAHRKEILQQAQKTFQGVLRDNNFGELWVDGIEPEKYDCIFASIQTLNNRIDTLNLSKTFYDFIIVDEVHHIAASSYRTILEHFKPEIILGLTATPERMDGEDILKDFCNCIAAEIRLPEALNRKLLCPFQYFGVTDSIDLSNVEWRNGRYLPSELTHIYMHNDKRIGEIISNLRKYLSDINDVKALCFCVTQEHAKYMAEKFSLVGFKSDYLVSSRQHLRDEIRTKFSKNEINYLFVVDIFNEGVDLPNIDTILFLRPTESLTIFLQQLGRGLRFAEGKDCLTILDFVGNSRPEYDFEGKFRALVGKTCTSIQKEIEDDFPHLPLGCTIILEKKAKDSILENIKKATSFSKNQLLTKLRNFKHQTTLSLNLKNFSTFYHIPLQSIYKRKNWKRLCVLAEQIEDYSTENENEICRVVKNIWLSCNSYSYFKFILSLAKKGFCINFNQFNENQKIMCLMLHYDVWQAAGNFNSLEESIKTIGYNKILVEEIIDVLEILIDKIDFIERDIDLPFAQPLKIHSRYTRSQILAAFGFHTFTKESKKREGVAFNKDKNTELLFITLDKSEKDFSPTTLYNDFAISETLFHWQSQNESKPDSGKGLSYIQHKEKKMKILLFVREKSKDEFGNTMSFVFLGEGNIIDYYDSKPMNIKWKLNEPMPPYLWKDSAKMAVG; this is encoded by the coding sequence ATGATTCAACAAGGACTCTACGAACAGCTTATAAACAAATTGATTTCATCTAAGTTGAATGATTTAGATAGAAATAATTTCTACATAAATGAAACTGCAATTGATAAGGACGAAGCTGCTGGCATTCTTTCGCAATATTTGTGTGATGTCATCAGGTTTGCCTTAAATTTAATATCTGGTGATGAGAAAATTGAAAAACAAATAGAACTGTCTAACAAAATTATTATCTTATTACGAGATGAATTAAACAATGAAGAGTTTGATGACAATTTGATTACAACAGAGGCGAGGGTTCTTTCCGCTATTTTTTCAAAAATTGATGCCAGATTTTCTGACATAAAAAAGCACTTGAAAGAAATTACTCCTTACACGGGACTATCTCAAAGCGAATTATTCACTGGTAACAATGCTGGCATCTCGCTTGAAAGTGAAATCAAAAAGGAAATCCTTTCTTCAGATAGGATTAATTTTATAGTCTCATTTATTAAATGGGCAGGAATACGAATATTTGAAAATGAATTATTAGAATTTACTAAAAGAGGTGGGAAACTTAGAGTAATCACAACTTCTTATATGGGAGCAACAGACTTTAAGGCGGTAGAATTCCTCTCCGAATTAAGAAACACAGAAATAAAAGTTTCATATAATTCTAATAATGAAAGACTACATGCAAAAGCATATTTATTTTGTAGAAATACTGGATTTCATACAGGTTATATTGGTTCATCCAATATTTCTCGTTCAGCTTTAACTAACGGCTTAGAATGGAATCTTAAAGTGACCACGAAAGAAGTTGGACATATTATTGACAAGTTTCAGAAAACATTTGACACTTATTGGCAGGATAAAGAATTTGAGCTATTTAAAAAAACACTTCATTCAGAAAAATTAAGATCTGCTATAAAAAGCGAACGAATAACAGAAAGAAACAATCCCTCCTTCTATTTTGATATTAAACCTTACCATTTCCAGGAAGAAATTCTAGAAAAACTGGAAGCGGAAAGAATAGTTCACAATCGTTATAGAAATCTAATCGTTGCCGCCACAGGAACTGGGAAAACTGTTATATCTGCATTTGATTTTAAGAATTATAAGAAACAGAACACAAGTGCTAAGCTCTTATTTATTGCTCACCGGAAAGAAATATTACAACAAGCCCAAAAAACTTTTCAAGGTGTCTTAAGAGATAACAACTTTGGTGAATTATGGGTTGATGGAATTGAACCAGAGAAATATGATTGCATCTTCGCTTCGATTCAAACGCTGAACAACAGAATTGACACATTGAATCTTTCGAAAACATTTTATGATTTCATTATTGTAGATGAAGTCCATCACATAGCTGCATCAAGCTACAGAACGATCTTAGAGCATTTTAAACCGGAAATAATTTTAGGGTTGACAGCAACACCTGAAAGAATGGATGGCGAAGACATTCTCAAAGACTTCTGCAACTGCATTGCTGCCGAAATAAGATTGCCAGAAGCATTGAATAGAAAACTTCTATGTCCTTTTCAATATTTCGGAGTTACGGACAGTATTGATTTATCGAATGTAGAATGGCGCAATGGAAGATATTTGCCAAGCGAATTAACACATATCTACATGCATAATGACAAGAGAATTGGCGAGATAATTTCTAATTTGCGTAAATATTTAAGTGACATAAATGACGTGAAAGCACTTTGTTTCTGCGTAACACAAGAACATGCTAAATACATGGCTGAAAAGTTTTCACTTGTGGGCTTTAAGTCCGATTATTTAGTCAGTTCAAGACAGCATTTAAGAGATGAGATAAGAACAAAATTCTCAAAGAATGAAATTAATTACCTTTTTGTTGTCGATATTTTTAATGAAGGTGTTGACTTACCAAACATTGACACAATTTTGTTTCTACGACCAACAGAAAGCTTAACAATTTTTCTTCAGCAACTTGGAAGGGGTTTACGATTTGCAGAGGGGAAAGATTGTTTAACAATATTAGATTTCGTTGGTAATTCACGACCAGAATATGATTTTGAGGGAAAATTTAGAGCGTTGGTTGGAAAAACATGTACTTCTATTCAAAAAGAGATTGAGGATGATTTCCCTCACTTGCCTTTAGGGTGTACAATTATTTTGGAAAAAAAAGCAAAAGATTCTATTCTTGAAAATATTAAAAAAGCAACATCCTTTAGCAAAAACCAATTACTGACAAAACTCCGAAACTTCAAACACCAAACAACTCTATCTCTTAATCTAAAGAACTTTTCAACGTTCTACCACATTCCGCTTCAAAGCATTTACAAGAGAAAAAACTGGAAAAGATTATGTGTTTTAGCAGAGCAAATTGAAGATTACTCTACTGAAAATGAAAATGAAATTTGTAGAGTAGTCAAAAACATATGGCTTTCTTGTAATTCATATTCCTATTTTAAGTTTATTTTATCATTAGCAAAAAAAGGTTTTTGTATAAATTTCAACCAATTCAATGAAAATCAAAAAATCATGTGTCTAATGCTTCATTATGATGTTTGGCAAGCAGCTGGTAATTTTAATTCACTAGAAGAAAGTATCAAAACAATCGGATATAATAAAATTCTAGTTGAGGAAATAATTGACGTTCTTGAAATACTAATTGACAAAATCGACTTCATTGAAAGAGACATTGATCTTCCATTTGCACAACCTCTGAAAATTCACAGTAGGTATACAAGGAGCCAAATATTAGCAGCATTCGGATTTCACACTTTCACAAAGGAAAGTAAAAAAAGAGAAGGGGTTGCCTTTAACAAGGACAAAAACACAGAATTGCTTTTTATTACTCTTGATAAATCCGAAAAGGATTTCTCGCCAACTACTTTATATAACGATTTTGCTATTAGTGAAACCCTTTTTCACTGGCAATCACAAAACGAATCTAAACCTGATAGTGGCAAAGGATTATCTTATATACAGCATAAGGAAAAAAAGATGAAAATTCTTCTTTTTGTACGAGAAAAAAGCAAGGATGAGTTTGGCAACACAATGTCATTTGTTTTTCTTGGCGAAGGCAATATAATTGATTATTATGATTCAAAACCAATGAACATCAAATGGAAACTTAATGAGCCAATGCCTCCTTATCTCTGGAAAGATTCGGCTAAAATGGCTGTGGGATAA
- a CDS encoding type II toxin-antitoxin system HicB family antitoxin: MIELEYSLIIEATEEPDYFGFYSTELEGFSGIGHSIEDCIYKAKWGMQEHIKLLKEEGLPIPPKSQKPKIVIQNEDKMVVA, from the coding sequence ATGATTGAATTAGAGTATTCATTGATTATTGAAGCAACAGAAGAACCAGATTATTTCGGGTTTTATTCAACAGAGTTAGAAGGTTTCAGCGGAATAGGCCACTCTATTGAGGATTGCATTTACAAGGCAAAATGGGGGATGCAAGAGCACATAAAACTGCTGAAAGAGGAAGGCCTTCCAATCCCTCCAAAAAGCCAAAAACCCAAAATAGTTATTCAAAACGAAGACAAAATGGTTGTTGCTTAA
- a CDS encoding type II toxin-antitoxin system HicA family toxin: MKFSELVRLLEKEGFKIVKEKGSIRYYGKTGWNKLVRVDYHGSKEVPKGTCHAILKSAGIKKK, from the coding sequence ATGAAATTTAGCGAATTGGTAAGGCTTCTTGAGAAAGAGGGATTCAAAATTGTTAAAGAAAAAGGTTCAATCAGGTACTATGGAAAAACTGGATGGAATAAATTAGTTCGTGTAGATTATCATGGTTCAAAGGAAGTTCCAAAAGGAACATGCCATGCAATACTAAAGTCAGCAGGAATAAAAAAGAAATAA
- a CDS encoding nucleoside hydrolase, whose product MRHFLIDTDTASDDAVALVMALTYPDVQTEAITVVSGNVHVDQAVQNALYTVELCGRPIPVYRGAEKPVLRSLETAEYVHGRDGMGDIGLPLCGRIPAEGHGVTKIIETINRFPGNITLVTLGPLTNIALAILQDSSIAGKVKECIIMGGTGQGRGNVTPVAEYNIWVDPEAARIVFESSLPITMVGWDASLAYAMFNTHEMEKLRSVETPLAEFCVDIQKALRKFSVKEMNLEGFDLPDPLAMAVALDPTVATETKPLFVAIETESQLCREQTVVDHLAVTKQEPNVNVVLKASREKFLRILYDAVR is encoded by the coding sequence ATGCGCCACTTTTTAATTGATACTGATACTGCCTCGGACGATGCCGTTGCACTGGTGATGGCCCTTACCTATCCTGATGTTCAAACTGAGGCAATTACGGTTGTAAGCGGTAATGTTCACGTTGATCAGGCAGTACAGAATGCACTTTATACTGTTGAACTTTGCGGCAGGCCTATACCTGTTTACCGTGGCGCGGAAAAACCGGTTCTTCGTTCACTGGAGACGGCGGAATACGTGCACGGCAGAGACGGGATGGGTGATATAGGGCTGCCCCTTTGTGGCAGAATACCTGCCGAAGGCCATGGTGTAACGAAAATCATAGAGACAATTAATCGTTTTCCAGGCAACATCACTTTAGTAACACTCGGCCCTTTAACTAATATTGCACTGGCAATCCTGCAGGACTCATCAATAGCAGGTAAAGTTAAAGAGTGTATTATAATGGGTGGAACCGGTCAGGGCCGGGGCAACGTAACACCTGTCGCTGAATATAACATCTGGGTAGACCCTGAAGCGGCCAGGATTGTCTTTGAATCTTCCCTACCAATCACGATGGTAGGCTGGGACGCCTCGCTGGCATACGCCATGTTCAACACACATGAGATGGAGAAATTGCGCAGTGTCGAAACTCCTCTTGCAGAGTTCTGTGTGGATATCCAAAAGGCCCTTAGAAAGTTTTCTGTTAAAGAGATGAATCTGGAAGGATTCGATCTGCCGGACCCTCTTGCTATGGCAGTCGCCCTCGACCCTACAGTTGCAACCGAAACAAAGCCGCTGTTTGTCGCAATAGAAACAGAGAGTCAACTCTGCCGGGAACAAACCGTTGTCGATCATCTGGCGGTTACAAAACAGGAGCCTAATGTTAATGTAGTACTCAAGGCCTCACGTGAAAAATTCCTGCGCATCCTCTATGATGCTGTACGATAG
- the rbsK gene encoding ribokinase — translation MVRIAVIGSLNMDLVIRAPRIPKPGETVLGADNLLMIPGGKGANQAYASARLGAEVAMIGRVGGDTFGEQMINSLKKAGVDTQHIIHETDASTGVALIVVEEGGQNSIVVSSGANSRITPSDISQAEAVIRSANLILLQLEIPLPAVVKAAQCARHHGVKVILNPAPAQHLPTELLSLTDILIPNETETAILSGYDVGTEDEIRHAASGLRQSGIKTIIMTQGCRGALLITENGIEHFPAIPVKPVDTTAAGDAFVGSFAVALAEGRSLREAVRHGNAAGALTSTKQGAQPSIPSRDDLDKMLKTM, via the coding sequence ATGGTGCGGATTGCAGTTATAGGCAGCTTAAATATGGATTTAGTAATACGGGCACCTCGAATTCCAAAACCCGGCGAAACCGTCCTCGGTGCGGATAATTTACTTATGATACCCGGTGGCAAAGGAGCAAATCAGGCTTACGCCTCGGCCAGGCTTGGAGCTGAGGTTGCCATGATAGGCCGTGTGGGCGGTGACACGTTTGGTGAGCAGATGATAAACAGTCTCAAAAAGGCGGGGGTCGATACTCAACATATTATTCACGAAACTGACGCTTCAACCGGCGTTGCGCTTATTGTAGTAGAAGAGGGAGGACAAAACAGCATCGTCGTATCATCAGGAGCAAACAGTCGTATTACTCCATCGGATATATCGCAGGCTGAGGCTGTGATACGGTCAGCGAATCTGATCTTACTTCAGTTAGAGATACCGCTGCCAGCTGTTGTCAAGGCGGCACAATGTGCCAGGCACCATGGAGTAAAGGTCATATTAAACCCGGCACCAGCACAGCATCTGCCCACAGAGCTGCTCTCACTGACAGATATTCTGATTCCCAATGAAACAGAAACTGCTATACTGTCCGGATATGATGTTGGTACAGAGGACGAGATTCGACATGCTGCTTCCGGACTGCGGCAATCCGGAATCAAGACAATCATCATGACACAAGGATGCCGGGGAGCTTTGCTGATAACAGAAAACGGAATCGAACATTTCCCTGCCATTCCGGTTAAACCGGTTGATACAACCGCAGCAGGTGACGCATTTGTTGGAAGCTTTGCAGTTGCACTTGCTGAAGGGAGGTCATTGAGGGAAGCGGTCAGGCATGGAAACGCGGCAGGTGCCCTGACCTCAACAAAACAGGGAGCACAGCCTTCAATACCGAGCCGTGACGATCTGGATAAAATGCTGAAAACCATGTAA
- a CDS encoding small multi-drug export protein: MKKNDKELESIKSCEEKHVWKKLLATPEGHILEIGLIIALLFITVLGLGYLRFPERAHVFMGMSATNILFGRAAGISFGYSFEPGNTLVIITNVIIETILVLIFYPLFVFSWRSVLVIKPLRRVMKRTSAAAQTHQETIHKYGIAGLFMFVWLPFWMTGPVVGCAAGYLLGLSPWKNLAIVLSGTYLAIICWALLLRKVHDKVAEYGPYASIAFVIVIILIISVIYLLRHLRHKH; this comes from the coding sequence GTGAAAAAAAATGACAAGGAGTTGGAAAGCATCAAATCATGTGAAGAAAAGCATGTTTGGAAAAAATTACTCGCTACACCGGAAGGTCACATTCTGGAGATAGGATTGATAATAGCCCTTCTGTTTATCACCGTATTAGGGCTGGGCTATCTCCGCTTTCCGGAGAGAGCACATGTCTTTATGGGAATGAGCGCGACAAATATTCTTTTCGGAAGGGCCGCAGGGATCTCTTTCGGTTACTCTTTTGAACCAGGCAACACATTGGTTATAATCACCAATGTAATAATTGAAACCATTCTGGTACTTATCTTTTATCCGCTTTTTGTATTCAGCTGGCGCAGTGTCCTGGTAATCAAACCACTCAGAAGAGTCATGAAACGCACCAGTGCTGCAGCGCAAACCCACCAGGAAACCATACATAAATATGGAATAGCCGGGCTCTTTATGTTTGTATGGCTGCCGTTCTGGATGACAGGACCGGTTGTTGGCTGTGCGGCAGGATACCTTTTGGGACTTAGTCCCTGGAAAAACCTGGCCATTGTGCTATCCGGCACTTACCTTGCGATAATCTGCTGGGCATTGCTGCTTCGAAAGGTACACGACAAAGTTGCGGAATATGGCCCCTATGCTTCCATTGCATTTGTGATAGTAATAATTCTTATCATATCCGTAATCTATCTTTTACGACACTTGCGGCACAAACATTAA
- a CDS encoding helix-turn-helix domain-containing protein translates to MEKICIVKRRSSSSMSNGLRDGRAFMPVNNREDYGSADYEFKNLADGDGEGDKLSLDLTPEQSALIQSNEYIESVTDGETKNIVLNMKKLGGHTFLNFHFGEVDNMKLLKTKEACSMLHVSASFLLKLVREKKIKSYKLGRLRRFSFHDILNYLTENIEK, encoded by the coding sequence ATGGAAAAGATATGCATTGTGAAAAGAAGAAGTAGTAGTAGTATGTCTAACGGACTGAGGGATGGCAGGGCTTTCATGCCGGTAAATAATCGTGAGGATTATGGTAGTGCCGATTATGAGTTTAAAAATCTGGCAGATGGCGATGGCGAAGGCGATAAGCTCTCACTGGACCTTACACCTGAGCAATCTGCGTTAATACAGTCAAACGAATATATCGAGTCCGTAACAGACGGTGAGACAAAAAATATTGTTTTAAACATGAAAAAATTAGGAGGTCATACCTTTCTTAACTTTCATTTTGGTGAAGTCGACAACATGAAGCTTCTAAAGACGAAAGAGGCATGCAGCATGCTGCATGTGAGCGCCAGTTTTTTATTGAAGCTCGTAAGAGAGAAAAAAATTAAAAGTTATAAACTCGGCAGGCTCAGGCGTTTTTCATTTCATGACATCCTTAATTATCTAACCGAAAATATTGAAAAGTAA
- a CDS encoding ExeA family protein, translating to MYYEYWNLKKSPFDNVPDPTMYAACHASMENAIAETLFAIEEGEDCLSVIVGDVGLGKTMSIRIIIDSLESEKYKIALITNPSTTFVQILREIIGQITGKPCEERKKDDLLEIFNRLLFDTSDEGKKILIFIDEANVMSPKKLEDLRLLTNMQQDSRNLFTMILVGQMELAKRLEHPKKANFFQRIGTYCQIENMPDEEQLRNYVETRLQRTGGSGKIFTDDSFPEIWECSEHGVPRLINKICKLSLKAGETNELAEINSEIIRQIGDRFRKITRPASPKRKPRKRLENEKAPRPVKDPRDNLETKPEDQGEKLVEAVAEEETPLEPVLCLQDDGDAIALSSETDSESKDEPVCTGGITEDGSVCAEGITEDEPVCAEGITKEEFAIHNGDVQTEDVVCESTEQTRTFPVEVGFGDEKALFEDVAADEDERDEVDIGGNRFQIDLSSSLIEQARGSNQDQRNKLAGTIAAQALTNNRELTKAASADPVPIWNEIKKFVLCKIGR from the coding sequence ATGTATTATGAATATTGGAATTTAAAAAAATCACCTTTTGATAATGTTCCTGATCCGACAATGTATGCGGCATGCCATGCTTCTATGGAGAATGCGATAGCAGAGACCCTGTTTGCCATAGAAGAGGGAGAAGATTGCCTGTCTGTGATAGTTGGTGATGTGGGATTAGGTAAGACAATGTCCATACGTATTATTATCGATTCACTTGAGAGTGAAAAGTACAAAATTGCGTTAATAACCAACCCCAGCACTACTTTTGTTCAGATATTGAGGGAGATCATAGGCCAGATAACAGGAAAGCCGTGTGAAGAGAGAAAAAAAGACGACTTACTGGAGATATTTAACAGGCTTCTGTTTGATACAAGTGATGAGGGCAAAAAGATTCTCATTTTTATTGATGAAGCGAATGTTATGTCGCCAAAGAAACTTGAGGATTTAAGGCTTTTAACTAATATGCAGCAAGATAGTAGAAATTTGTTTACTATGATACTCGTAGGCCAGATGGAGCTGGCAAAGCGGCTGGAACATCCGAAGAAAGCAAACTTTTTCCAAAGAATTGGTACTTATTGCCAGATAGAGAATATGCCTGACGAGGAGCAGTTAAGAAACTATGTCGAGACCCGTCTGCAGCGCACAGGTGGATCAGGGAAAATTTTTACAGATGACTCTTTTCCTGAAATCTGGGAATGTTCGGAACATGGTGTTCCTCGTCTCATCAATAAAATATGTAAGCTGTCATTGAAAGCGGGAGAAACCAATGAATTGGCTGAGATAAACAGTGAAATAATCCGTCAGATCGGGGACCGCTTCCGTAAAATAACTCGTCCCGCCTCGCCAAAAAGAAAGCCAAGGAAACGGTTAGAGAATGAAAAAGCTCCACGGCCTGTTAAAGATCCCCGGGATAATTTAGAAACTAAACCGGAAGATCAGGGTGAAAAATTAGTTGAGGCAGTTGCCGAAGAAGAGACTCCTCTGGAACCCGTATTGTGCTTACAGGATGATGGAGATGCCATAGCGCTGTCTTCCGAAACAGACTCAGAGAGTAAAGATGAGCCGGTCTGTACAGGAGGAATAACAGAAGATGGGTCAGTCTGTGCAGAAGGAATAACAGAAGATGAGCCAGTCTGTGCAGAAGGAATAACAAAAGAGGAGTTTGCTATCCATAATGGTGATGTACAAACCGAGGATGTTGTTTGTGAGAGTACAGAGCAAACCAGAACATTTCCCGTAGAAGTTGGTTTTGGGGATGAAAAGGCACTTTTTGAAGATGTTGCTGCTGATGAAGACGAGCGGGATGAGGTAGATATTGGAGGCAACAGGTTTCAGATAGATCTGTCCTCCAGCCTTATTGAGCAGGCAAGGGGTTCCAACCAGGACCAGCGTAACAAACTCGCCGGCACGATAGCGGCCCAGGCGTTAACAAACAACAGGGAGTTAACCAAGGCTGCTTCCGCAGATCCAGTTCCCATTTGGAATGAAATAAAAAAGTTTGTGCTCTGCAAGATTGGCAGATAA